In Melanotaenia boesemani isolate fMelBoe1 chromosome 7, fMelBoe1.pri, whole genome shotgun sequence, a single window of DNA contains:
- the gpm6aa gene encoding glycoprotein M6Aa → MEEDMDEGQTQKGCLECCLKCLGGIPYPSLIATILLYAGVALFCGCGHEALSGTVTILQNYFEVVRSPVDTLDVFTMIDIIKYVIYGIASAFFVYGILLMVEGFFTSGAIKDLYGDFKITTCGRCVSAWFIMLTYIFMLAWLGVTAFTSIPVFIYFNIWNICQNATVLEGATLCLDPRQYGIVPIAEVKTVCAGSEKFYKMCESNELDMTFHLFICALAGAGAAVIAMIHYLMVLSANWAYVKDACRMQKYEDIKSKEEQELHDIHSTRSKERLNAYT, encoded by the exons ATGGAAGAAGACATGGATGAGGGACAGACCCAGAAAG GATGTCTTGAGTGCTGCCTCAAATGCCTGGGTGGGATCCCATACCCTTCTCTCATAGCCACCATCTTGTTGTACGCGGGTGTGGCCCTGTTCTGTGGTTGCGGACATGAAGCCCTGTCTGGCACCGTCACCATCCTCCAGAACTACTTTGAGGTGGTGAGGAGCCCAGTGGACACACTGGATGTCTTCACCAT GATTGATATCATCAAGTATGTGATCTACGGTATTGCGTCAGCTTTCTTCGTCTATGGTATCCTGCTGATGGTGGAAGGATTCTTCACCAGTGGAGCCATTAAAGACCTGTATGGAGATTTCAAGATCACCACGTGTGGACGCTGTGTCAGCGCTTGG TTCATCATGCTGACTTACATCTTCATGCTGGCTTGGCTTGGAGTGACTGCTTTTACCTCCATTCCtgtctttatatattttaatatctgGAATATTTGCCAAAATGCAACAGTGCTTGAAGGAGCCACACTCTGTCTGGACCCACGCCAATATG gTATTGTGCCAATtgctgaggtaaaaactgtttgcGCTGGATCTGAGAAATTCTACAAGATGTGCGAATCTAATGAg CTGGACATGACGTTCCACCTGTTCATCTGTGCTCTCGCTGGCGCAGGAGCTGCTGTTATTGCTATG ATCCACTACTTGATGGTGCTGTCTGCCAACTGGGCCTACGTGAAGGATGCCTGCCGGATGCAGAAGTACGAGGACATCAAATCAAAGGAGGAGCAGGAGCTTCATGACATCCACTCCACTCGCTCCAAGGAGCGTCTCAACGCCTACACATAA
- the lrit3a gene encoding leucine-rich repeat, immunoglobulin-like domain and transmembrane domain-containing protein 3a isoform X2, with protein MRRLLGVHVFLCCLSMALPFCPSQCTCVFHGRADGTGTRSVLCNDPDMSEIPVNVPVDTIKLRVEKTAVRRIPTEAFYYLVDLRYLWITYNSITTVDTGSFYNLKVLHELRLDGNMISIFPWESLKEMPRLKTLDLHNNRLTNVPTEAIPFLLNITYLDLSSNKLATLPSDLMDIWPPFNGVPISSNASQKVVLGLQDNPWFCDCKISKLIEISKMADTPVVLMDLFLTCAAPENLAGVLFQRAELENCVKPSVMTSATKITSPLGSNVLLRCDATGSPTPTLYWAKSGGSPVNNTVQESPGEGIKWSIMSLHGIEYKDAGNYSCKAKNVAGTAEATIFLSVAGTMSTTIPPSQPGIGTGPTNQGPTLTPPTNVSNSPLTVSTVLPRSSTTFSGIQKKPKTTPGNGSQKGSIKQTKNQQGGNGRKLAADEKSKKSDASQSIIDLKIVEETADSAVLLWTAGGLLNDDPLTVVYSPYGEDDAKRTVETNAGSGKMLLDGLSPGMRYSVCLVAKGSAAGKDPCIDFYTLDNVEDGGQNQLVIIISGIACALVLPLIALLVYKILALYCKGSNTALEEEELEKESYVKFETISMKQRTLNTHPTELWARRPTHESERLLLCSRSSIDSQMTYKSDSSRSEYLC; from the exons ATGCGTCGACTTCTCGGTGTGCATGTATTCCTATGCTGCCTCAGTATGGCTCTTCCCTTTTGTCCATCCCAGTGTACCTGTGTTTTCCATGGGCGTGCTGATGGAACAGGAACCAG ATCTGTACTCTGCAATGACCCAGACATGTCTGAAATTCCTGTTAATGTCCCTGTGGATACAATCAAACTTCGTGTAGAGAAAACAGCAGTACGGCGAATCCCAACAGAAGCTTTTTACTACCTGGTGGACCTTAGATACCTCTGGATTACCTACAATTCCATAACTACAGTAGATACTGGAAGTTTCTACAACTTAAAAGTGCTCCATGAGCTTAGGCTTGATGGAAATATGATCTCTATTTTTCCTTGGGAGTCCCTCAAAGAAATGCCCAGGCTGAAGACTCTGGATCTTCACAACAACAGGCTCACTAATGTTCCCACTGAGGCGATTCCCTTCCTTCTCAACATAACTTACTTGGATCTATCCAGCAACAAATTAGCCACGCTGCCATCTGATCTTATGGATATCTGGCCACCCTTTAATGGAGTACCCATCTCTTCTAATGCCTCTCAGAAAGTCGTGTTAG GCCTTCAGGACAATCCCTGGTTCTGCGACTGTAAAATCTCCAAGCTCATTGAGATTTCTAAAATGGCTGACACACCAGTGGTTTTGATGGATCTATTTTTGACCTGTGCTGCACCAGAGAATCTGGCAGGAGTCCTTTTTCAGCGTGCTGAGCTTGAGAACTGTGTCAAACCATCAGTAATGACATCTGCAACCAAGATCACATCTCCTTTGGGCAGTAATGTTCTCCTGCGATGTGATGCAACAGGATCTCCAACACCAACTCTTTACTGGGCCAAGTCAGGTGGCTCACCAGTCAACAACACAG TTCAGGAGTCACCAGGAGAAGGCATTAAGTGGTCCATCATGAGCTTACATGGAATTGAGTACAAAGACGCTGGGAACTACAGCTGCAAAGCTAAGAATGTTGCCGGCACAGCAGAAGCCACTATTTTTCTATCAGTTGCTGGTACAATGAGCACCaccatccctccatcacagcCTGGAATTGGAACTGGACCAACCAACCAAGGTCCAACTCTTACTCCCCCAACAAACGTTTCCAACTCTCCATTAACAGTGTCCACAGTCCTCCCAAGATCATCAACAACATTTTCTGGGATCCAAAAGAAGCCCAAAACAACCCCTGGTAATGGTTCACAGAAAGGCTCaatcaagcaaacaaaaaatcagCAGGGAGGGAATGGGAGGAAACTTGCAGCAGATGAAAAGAGCAAGAAAAGTGATGCATCGCAGTCCATCATAGACTTAAAGATTGTAGAGGAAACAGCTGACAGTGCAGTGTTGCTTTGGACTGCAGGTGGATTATTAAATGATGACCCACTTACAGTGGTTTATTCACCCTATGGTGAGGACGATGCTAAAAGGACGGTAGAGACTAATGCTGGCAGTGGGAAAATGCTCCTAGATGGACTGTCACCTGGGATGAGATACTCAGTTTGTCTGGTAGCAAAAGGCAGTGCTGCTGGAAAAGATCCTTGCATTGACTTTTACACTCTGGACAATGTGGAGGATGGTGGGCAGAATCAGCTTGTCATCATTATAAGCGGCATCGCTTGTGCTTTGGTTTTGCCCCTCATTGCTCTATTAGTCTACAAGATTCTCGCTCTCTATTGCAAAGGAAGCAACACTGCtttggaggaagaggagctagAAAAAGAGAGCTATGTCAAGTTTGAGACAATTTCAATGAAACAAAGGACTCTGAATACACATCCAACCGAGCTCTGGGCAAGAAGGCCAACTCATGAATCAGAGCGACTACTGCTTTGTTCTCGGTCAAGCATTGACTCCCAGATGACCTATAAGAGTGACAGCTCACGGTCTGAATATCTCTGCTAA
- the lrit3a gene encoding leucine-rich repeat, immunoglobulin-like domain and transmembrane domain-containing protein 3a isoform X1, protein MNGWIMLRWMDAQVNSLTSHWQICDFSNCLYKGAFSVNLFLTLTLYLTFRSVLCNDPDMSEIPVNVPVDTIKLRVEKTAVRRIPTEAFYYLVDLRYLWITYNSITTVDTGSFYNLKVLHELRLDGNMISIFPWESLKEMPRLKTLDLHNNRLTNVPTEAIPFLLNITYLDLSSNKLATLPSDLMDIWPPFNGVPISSNASQKVVLGLQDNPWFCDCKISKLIEISKMADTPVVLMDLFLTCAAPENLAGVLFQRAELENCVKPSVMTSATKITSPLGSNVLLRCDATGSPTPTLYWAKSGGSPVNNTVQESPGEGIKWSIMSLHGIEYKDAGNYSCKAKNVAGTAEATIFLSVAGTMSTTIPPSQPGIGTGPTNQGPTLTPPTNVSNSPLTVSTVLPRSSTTFSGIQKKPKTTPGNGSQKGSIKQTKNQQGGNGRKLAADEKSKKSDASQSIIDLKIVEETADSAVLLWTAGGLLNDDPLTVVYSPYGEDDAKRTVETNAGSGKMLLDGLSPGMRYSVCLVAKGSAAGKDPCIDFYTLDNVEDGGQNQLVIIISGIACALVLPLIALLVYKILALYCKGSNTALEEEELEKESYVKFETISMKQRTLNTHPTELWARRPTHESERLLLCSRSSIDSQMTYKSDSSRSEYLC, encoded by the exons ATGAATGGATGGATTATGcttagatggatggatgcacaAGTAAATTCCTTGACATCTCATTGGCAGATATGTGATTTCTCAAACTGCTTATACAAGGGTGCATTCTCAGTCAACCTTTTTCTAACTCTAACTTTATACTTGACTTTCAGATCTGTACTCTGCAATGACCCAGACATGTCTGAAATTCCTGTTAATGTCCCTGTGGATACAATCAAACTTCGTGTAGAGAAAACAGCAGTACGGCGAATCCCAACAGAAGCTTTTTACTACCTGGTGGACCTTAGATACCTCTGGATTACCTACAATTCCATAACTACAGTAGATACTGGAAGTTTCTACAACTTAAAAGTGCTCCATGAGCTTAGGCTTGATGGAAATATGATCTCTATTTTTCCTTGGGAGTCCCTCAAAGAAATGCCCAGGCTGAAGACTCTGGATCTTCACAACAACAGGCTCACTAATGTTCCCACTGAGGCGATTCCCTTCCTTCTCAACATAACTTACTTGGATCTATCCAGCAACAAATTAGCCACGCTGCCATCTGATCTTATGGATATCTGGCCACCCTTTAATGGAGTACCCATCTCTTCTAATGCCTCTCAGAAAGTCGTGTTAG GCCTTCAGGACAATCCCTGGTTCTGCGACTGTAAAATCTCCAAGCTCATTGAGATTTCTAAAATGGCTGACACACCAGTGGTTTTGATGGATCTATTTTTGACCTGTGCTGCACCAGAGAATCTGGCAGGAGTCCTTTTTCAGCGTGCTGAGCTTGAGAACTGTGTCAAACCATCAGTAATGACATCTGCAACCAAGATCACATCTCCTTTGGGCAGTAATGTTCTCCTGCGATGTGATGCAACAGGATCTCCAACACCAACTCTTTACTGGGCCAAGTCAGGTGGCTCACCAGTCAACAACACAG TTCAGGAGTCACCAGGAGAAGGCATTAAGTGGTCCATCATGAGCTTACATGGAATTGAGTACAAAGACGCTGGGAACTACAGCTGCAAAGCTAAGAATGTTGCCGGCACAGCAGAAGCCACTATTTTTCTATCAGTTGCTGGTACAATGAGCACCaccatccctccatcacagcCTGGAATTGGAACTGGACCAACCAACCAAGGTCCAACTCTTACTCCCCCAACAAACGTTTCCAACTCTCCATTAACAGTGTCCACAGTCCTCCCAAGATCATCAACAACATTTTCTGGGATCCAAAAGAAGCCCAAAACAACCCCTGGTAATGGTTCACAGAAAGGCTCaatcaagcaaacaaaaaatcagCAGGGAGGGAATGGGAGGAAACTTGCAGCAGATGAAAAGAGCAAGAAAAGTGATGCATCGCAGTCCATCATAGACTTAAAGATTGTAGAGGAAACAGCTGACAGTGCAGTGTTGCTTTGGACTGCAGGTGGATTATTAAATGATGACCCACTTACAGTGGTTTATTCACCCTATGGTGAGGACGATGCTAAAAGGACGGTAGAGACTAATGCTGGCAGTGGGAAAATGCTCCTAGATGGACTGTCACCTGGGATGAGATACTCAGTTTGTCTGGTAGCAAAAGGCAGTGCTGCTGGAAAAGATCCTTGCATTGACTTTTACACTCTGGACAATGTGGAGGATGGTGGGCAGAATCAGCTTGTCATCATTATAAGCGGCATCGCTTGTGCTTTGGTTTTGCCCCTCATTGCTCTATTAGTCTACAAGATTCTCGCTCTCTATTGCAAAGGAAGCAACACTGCtttggaggaagaggagctagAAAAAGAGAGCTATGTCAAGTTTGAGACAATTTCAATGAAACAAAGGACTCTGAATACACATCCAACCGAGCTCTGGGCAAGAAGGCCAACTCATGAATCAGAGCGACTACTGCTTTGTTCTCGGTCAAGCATTGACTCCCAGATGACCTATAAGAGTGACAGCTCACGGTCTGAATATCTCTGCTAA